Proteins encoded by one window of Bauldia sp.:
- the ilvD gene encoding dihydroxy-acid dehydratase, which translates to MEARVIDKKKLPSRHVTEGPEHAPHRSYLYAMGLTSQQIHQPLVGVATAWNEAAPCNISLQRQAQAVKKGVAAAHGTPREFCTITVTDGMAMGHDGMKSSLASRDVIADSVELTMRGHSYDALVAMAGCDKSLPGMMMSMIRLNVPSIFIYGGTILPGRYKGRDIVVQDLFEAVGLHSVGKMDDVTLDEMERVACPSAGSCGGQYTANTMAMVAEAIGLALPYSCGAPAPYEIRDAFCSAAGEQVMELLRTQLRPRQIVTRRAFENAAMTVAATGGSTNAALHLPAMAHEAGIEFDLFDVGEIFRKTPYIGDLKPAGKYNAKDLFEAGGIPLVMKALLDGGYLHGDCMTVTGKTVAENLENVKWNDDQQVVRTTKNAITPTGGVVSLKGNLAPDGAIVKVAGLKSQHFVGPARVFDTEEACFEAVNKRTYKEGEVLVIRYEGPRGGPGMREMLSTTAALYGQGMGDKVALITDGRFSGATRGFCIGHVGPEAAVGGPIALVKDGDIIDIDAVAGTISVRLDDATLAARKREWKPRANSYKSGAIWKYAQGVGPARQGAVTHPGGAAETTTYADI; encoded by the coding sequence ATGGAAGCGCGGGTTATCGACAAGAAGAAACTGCCCAGCCGCCACGTGACGGAGGGTCCGGAGCATGCTCCGCATCGCTCCTACCTCTACGCGATGGGTCTGACGAGCCAGCAGATTCACCAGCCGCTCGTTGGTGTCGCGACCGCCTGGAACGAGGCGGCGCCGTGCAACATCTCGCTCCAGCGCCAGGCGCAGGCCGTCAAGAAGGGCGTTGCGGCGGCGCACGGCACCCCGCGCGAATTCTGCACCATCACCGTCACCGACGGAATGGCCATGGGTCACGACGGCATGAAGTCGTCGCTGGCCTCCCGTGACGTGATCGCCGACTCCGTCGAACTCACCATGCGCGGCCACAGCTATGACGCGCTGGTCGCCATGGCCGGCTGCGACAAGAGCCTGCCCGGCATGATGATGTCGATGATCCGCCTCAACGTGCCGTCGATCTTCATCTATGGCGGCACCATCCTCCCCGGCCGCTACAAGGGCCGCGACATCGTCGTGCAGGACCTGTTCGAGGCGGTCGGCCTCCACTCGGTCGGCAAGATGGACGACGTCACGCTCGACGAGATGGAGCGCGTGGCGTGCCCGTCCGCCGGCTCCTGCGGCGGTCAGTACACTGCCAATACGATGGCCATGGTCGCCGAGGCGATCGGCCTGGCATTGCCCTATAGCTGCGGCGCCCCGGCGCCCTACGAGATCCGCGACGCCTTCTGCTCCGCCGCCGGCGAGCAGGTGATGGAGCTGCTCCGCACCCAGTTGCGTCCCCGCCAGATCGTGACGCGCCGGGCGTTCGAGAACGCCGCCATGACCGTTGCCGCGACCGGCGGCTCGACCAACGCCGCGCTCCATCTGCCGGCGATGGCCCACGAGGCGGGCATCGAGTTCGACCTCTTCGACGTCGGCGAGATTTTCCGCAAGACACCCTACATCGGCGACCTCAAGCCGGCCGGGAAATATAACGCCAAGGATTTGTTCGAGGCCGGCGGCATCCCGCTGGTCATGAAGGCGCTGCTCGATGGCGGGTACCTCCACGGCGACTGCATGACCGTGACCGGCAAGACCGTCGCCGAGAACCTCGAGAACGTGAAGTGGAACGACGACCAGCAGGTAGTCCGCACCACGAAGAATGCGATCACGCCGACCGGCGGCGTCGTTTCCCTCAAGGGCAACCTCGCCCCTGACGGCGCCATCGTGAAGGTGGCCGGACTTAAGAGCCAGCACTTCGTTGGCCCGGCGCGCGTCTTTGACACCGAGGAAGCCTGCTTCGAGGCGGTCAACAAACGCACCTACAAGGAAGGCGAGGTTCTCGTCATCCGCTACGAGGGACCGCGCGGCGGCCCCGGCATGCGCGAGATGCTGTCGACCACGGCGGCGCTTTACGGCCAGGGCATGGGCGACAAGGTCGCCCTCATCACCGACGGCCGTTTCTCCGGCGCCACGCGCGGCTTCTGCATTGGCCACGTCGGCCCGGAAGCGGCGGTCGGTGGCCCGATCGCGCTCGTGAAGGACGGCGACATCATCGATATCGACGCCGTCGCGGGGACGATTTCGGTTCGTCTTGACGACGCCACATTGGCGGCGCGGAAGAGAGAGTGGAAGCCGCGGGCAAATTCGTACAAGAGCGGGGCCATTTGGAAGTACGCCCAGGGCGTGGGACCGGCGAGGCAAGGAGCCGTGACACACCCGGGCGGAGCGGCGGAAACGACGACCTATGCGGATATCTAG